In a genomic window of Stakelama saccharophila:
- a CDS encoding glycoside hydrolase family 15 protein, with translation MDQTNLDLWPIGNCQVSGLIDQQARLVWGCVPRVDGDPAFCSLIDGRDPASGDAVGMWAIELEGCQSVEQNYLRNTPILRSRLTDGHGNAIEIIDFCPRFKRLGRTYRPVSYARIVRPVHGSPRIRVRLRPTRNWGDPSVVTTSGSNHVRYLLEGLQLRLSTNAPVGIVREERVFRVERSLHFFLGPDESFSGDIATSVEEMLTYTRHHWQDWTRGLATPLEWQDVVIRCAITLKLCQHEETGAIVAALTTSIPEHAESGRNWDYRYCWIRDAYYTVQALNRVGALDVLEGYLGYLRNIVDEAQGGMIQPLYGVLGEDKLPETEAPRLAGYRRMGPVRVGNQAYEQVQHDAYGQIVLSNVQAFFDERLFRTAGREDFESLERVGERAWELYDQPDAGLWELRTRRSVHTYSAAMCWAACDRLSNAAERLGLEERERFWRERADIMRSRIEEAAWREDGKHMSATFSGDDLDASLLQLLDLRFLSPDDERFRGTLEATERGLRRGSHMLRYATEDDFGLPETAFNVCTFWLIEALHFTGRNADARALFEEMLSRRTVSGLLSEDIDPATGELWGNYPQTYSLVGMINCAVLLSKPWSAIR, from the coding sequence TTGACGGGCGAGACCCCGCCTCCGGCGATGCGGTGGGTATGTGGGCGATCGAACTGGAAGGCTGTCAGTCGGTCGAGCAGAACTATCTTCGCAACACGCCGATCCTGCGCAGCCGGCTGACCGACGGGCACGGCAATGCGATCGAGATCATCGATTTCTGTCCGCGCTTCAAACGGCTGGGCCGAACCTATCGACCGGTTTCCTATGCCCGGATCGTGCGTCCGGTTCATGGCAGCCCTCGCATTCGGGTGCGCTTGCGACCGACGCGAAACTGGGGCGACCCCAGCGTCGTGACCACGAGTGGATCGAACCATGTCCGTTACCTGCTGGAAGGGCTGCAGCTTCGGCTCAGCACCAACGCGCCGGTCGGGATCGTGCGCGAGGAGCGGGTGTTTCGCGTCGAGCGTTCGCTGCACTTCTTCCTTGGTCCCGATGAGAGTTTTTCCGGCGACATCGCGACCAGCGTCGAGGAGATGCTGACCTATACCCGCCATCATTGGCAGGACTGGACGCGCGGGCTCGCCACGCCGCTGGAATGGCAGGATGTCGTCATCCGCTGCGCGATCACGCTGAAGCTATGCCAGCATGAGGAGACCGGCGCGATCGTCGCGGCGCTGACCACCTCGATCCCCGAGCATGCGGAGTCCGGCCGGAACTGGGATTACCGATATTGCTGGATTCGCGATGCATATTACACCGTGCAGGCACTGAACCGTGTCGGCGCGCTGGACGTGCTGGAAGGATATCTCGGCTATCTGCGCAACATCGTCGACGAAGCGCAGGGCGGAATGATCCAGCCGCTATACGGGGTGCTGGGCGAGGACAAGCTGCCGGAAACGGAAGCGCCGCGCCTTGCGGGCTATCGCCGCATGGGACCGGTGCGTGTCGGCAACCAGGCCTATGAGCAGGTCCAGCATGACGCCTACGGCCAGATCGTGTTGTCGAACGTGCAGGCCTTTTTCGACGAACGCCTGTTCCGCACCGCCGGACGCGAGGATTTCGAATCGCTCGAACGCGTCGGCGAGCGGGCCTGGGAGTTGTACGACCAGCCCGATGCCGGCCTTTGGGAACTGCGCACGCGCCGGTCGGTCCACACCTATTCGGCGGCGATGTGCTGGGCGGCGTGTGACCGTCTGTCGAATGCGGCGGAACGGCTGGGGCTGGAGGAACGGGAGCGTTTCTGGCGCGAACGTGCCGACATCATGCGCTCACGCATCGAGGAGGCGGCGTGGCGCGAGGACGGCAAGCACATGTCGGCCACCTTCAGCGGCGACGATCTGGACGCCAGCCTGCTGCAATTGCTCGACCTGCGCTTTCTCTCGCCCGACGACGAGCGGTTCCGCGGAACCCTGGAAGCGACCGAACGGGGGCTGAGACGCGGCTCCCACATGCTGCGCTATGCCACCGAGGACGACTTCGGATTGCCCGAGACCGCGTTCAACGTATGCACCTTCTGGCTGATCGAGGCGTTGCACTTCACGGGGAGAAATGCGGATGCTCGTGCATTATTTGAAGAAATGCTGTCGCGCAGGACCGTGTCGGGCCTTCTTTCGGAGGATATCGACCCTGCGACCGGTGAATTGTGGGGCAATTATCCGCAGACCTATTCCCTGGTCGGCATGATCAATTGCGCGGTCCTGCTGAGCAAACCGTGGAGCGCTATCCGATGA
- a CDS encoding alpha,alpha-trehalose-phosphate synthase (UDP-forming): MNRLIVISNRVSAPTDSNSGAQGGLAVALSAALRENGGIWFGWSGEVTDKFDGHINFQRSAGVTSATIDLEAQDLEEYYNGYANRTLWPLFHYRIDLAEYEREFAGGYQRVNDRFADTVRPLIEGDDVVWIQDYHMFPLGEKLRERGCGNRIGFFLHIPWPPRRLLNTLPEAAELAKKMFAYDVIGFHTQEWLESFFDFAEKDLGATIHENGMVELGDRRVLALADPIGIDAKEFVEGANSPTARLAFRQMRDSAVGRDVIIGVDRLDYSKGLEERFRGYERFLDKHPEERKEVFLLQIAPPSRGTVESYQKIRSALEGLAGKINGAYADVDWVPIRYVNQGYPRDQLAGIYRAARVGLVTPLRDGMNLVAKEYVAAQDPDDPGVLVLSRFAGAAAQLGEGAVLINPYSAEEMSDAIVTALRMGREERIRRWRLMMDNVEKEDVIWWRKRFTDALMEEQTPAPLPEISPAAT, from the coding sequence ATGAACCGACTGATCGTTATCTCGAATCGCGTTTCCGCACCCACGGATTCCAATTCCGGGGCGCAAGGCGGGCTGGCAGTGGCGTTGTCGGCCGCGCTTCGGGAGAATGGCGGCATCTGGTTCGGCTGGTCGGGCGAAGTCACGGACAAGTTCGACGGCCATATCAATTTCCAGCGGAGTGCCGGGGTCACGTCGGCGACGATCGACCTGGAGGCGCAGGACCTGGAGGAATATTATAACGGCTATGCCAACCGGACGCTGTGGCCGCTTTTCCACTACCGGATCGACCTGGCGGAATATGAACGCGAATTTGCCGGTGGTTATCAGCGGGTCAATGATCGTTTCGCGGACACCGTCCGCCCGCTGATCGAGGGCGACGACGTCGTCTGGATCCAGGATTACCACATGTTCCCGCTGGGCGAGAAGCTGCGGGAACGGGGCTGCGGGAACCGGATCGGTTTCTTTCTCCACATTCCCTGGCCGCCGCGCCGCCTGCTGAATACGCTGCCCGAGGCGGCCGAGCTGGCGAAGAAGATGTTCGCCTATGACGTGATCGGCTTCCATACCCAGGAATGGCTCGAATCCTTCTTCGATTTCGCGGAAAAGGATCTGGGCGCCACCATCCACGAAAACGGGATGGTGGAACTGGGCGATCGCCGGGTGCTCGCGCTGGCCGACCCGATCGGCATCGACGCCAAGGAATTCGTCGAGGGCGCGAACAGCCCGACGGCGCGGCTCGCCTTTCGCCAGATGCGCGACAGCGCGGTGGGGCGCGACGTGATCATCGGGGTCGACCGGCTGGATTATTCCAAGGGACTGGAGGAACGTTTTCGCGGATATGAGCGGTTCCTCGACAAGCATCCCGAAGAGCGCAAGGAGGTCTTTCTCCTGCAGATCGCGCCGCCGTCGCGCGGTACGGTGGAAAGCTACCAGAAAATCCGGTCCGCGCTCGAAGGGCTGGCGGGAAAGATCAACGGCGCCTATGCCGATGTCGACTGGGTGCCGATCCGCTACGTCAACCAAGGCTATCCTCGCGACCAGCTCGCCGGCATCTATCGCGCCGCCCGGGTCGGACTCGTGACGCCGCTGCGCGACGGCATGAACCTGGTCGCGAAGGAATATGTCGCGGCGCAGGATCCGGACGATCCCGGTGTGCTGGTGTTGTCGCGCTTTGCCGGTGCGGCGGCGCAATTGGGGGAAGGGGCGGTGCTCATCAATCCCTATAGTGCCGAGGAAATGTCCGACGCTATCGTCACGGCGCTGCGCATGGGGCGCGAAGAGCGCATCCGGCGCTGGCGACTGATGATGGACAATGTCGAAAAGGAAGACGTGATCTGGTGGCGCAAGCGCTTCACCGACGCGCTGATGGAGGAACAGACTCCGGCGCCGCTTCCTGAGATCAGTCCGGCCGCGACCTGA